A window of the Vanessa cardui chromosome 27, ilVanCard2.1, whole genome shotgun sequence genome harbors these coding sequences:
- the LOC124541129 gene encoding uncharacterized protein LOC124541129 isoform X1, with translation MSLADVRSARSSPAPDACPECDTGASVTSDLHKYQVACTCKPASAQYACADDPGPPAPAKTDTPPALPPRPPTSVLAATNRRNNASVGCNGNETSCRRRKYAWWCCGCGALAAALGGLLAAQHILLRAYTASPHHLETVPAAVPAAMLVLTGVCIMSLARRRNRYSYMVRKIKVVGACCLVCALTCVLVTITTTVIHMNKLQTLKFCEYTKLTRTCTCFSMSPDVQHSSSDDDGARCVFEGVSDCGVVHGALYWCLRGVFALSVSAVLVCIFSCMLAYQLLSHERKKMYWEQLELRCRSLYRPPSGQPAVAAGRPVQNSCSCCTQCHPTQPAWDFSLQHRFWAPGRVGNLYSPTPGSGAGRKASPWSWLPWTRTQQTSRCRMSGVPQSGDSAYGFCETEQNQNPGQSYDERPYPSNFDQFQRSQNPSNFSQHSANFPQNPANFPQTSANFVQSSGNFSQNVTNFQGPFPQGSNFVQGPSFPPGGFQEGYGEASGSFDAQTGVWGPPPPYSPQGRTASRHHLHHQDPAATTLLHHHHMEHRSSMPLHEHSLALQTHSCSRSYLPGNLPGHLPGHLGGQLAGNLPGHVAGERRLELERFSSLHLKTASKVSEQSGDSCPKQGKENLGFQNDKHSPMRASLSACAPPPAESEVYFADVSSCCNADCCANAPVSALVGTIEAQPESTSESDSGSLTPSRPPRPQPPGSAKRRPRPDKLAKLDKLRQDFGGSLRLTGQQMEHLNSSMRIERMNDCRVSDRMNDSRVSDRMNDSRISDRMTDARISDRMNDSRVSDRINDTRMIERMNDSRISDRMNDSRISERMADIRMSDRMIDSRERLNDSRIDRMNESRESRDSRDRLNERVERMTERDRLNDSDRMIDPRMDRTAESRDRLTDPRGLSERERLERLGERDRPERASERRGPAPAPCRPRTSPKPKDSAPALSPLSPATEESLVSDEDRRPETVYSNEPEPERLAPDSQYEPVREAKDELKLNHHRCCSDTNTMDSGWQSGSEKQVTD, from the exons CGTCGGTGGGGTGCAACGGCAATGAGACGTCATGCCGGCGTCGCAAGTACGCGTGGTGGTGCTGCGGCTGCGGCGCGCTGGCGGCGGCGCTGGGCGGGCTGCTGGCGGCCCAGCACATCCTGCTGCGCGCCTACACCGCCTCGCCGCACCACTTGGAGACCGTGCCCGCCGCCGTGCCCGCCGCCATG CTGGTCCTGACAGGAGTCTGTATAATGAGCCTCGCCCGGCGAAGAAACCGATACAGCTATATGGTAAGAAAA ATAAAAGTGGTCGGGGCGTGCTGCCTCGTGTGCGCGCTGACGTGTGTGCTGGTCACCATCACGACGACGGTCATACATATGAACAA ATTGCAGACTCTTAAATTCTGCGAGTATACCAAGTTGACGAGGACCTGTACGTGCTTTTCCATGTCTCCAGATGTCCAGCACAGCAGCTCTGATGATGATg GCGCGCGCTGCGTGTTCGAGGGCGTGTCGGACTGCGGCGTGGTGCACGGCGCGCTGTACTGGTGCCTGCGCGGCGTGTTCGCGCTGTCCGTGAGCGCCGTGCTCGTCTGCATCTTCAGCTGCATGCTCGCCTACCAGCTGCTCAG CCACGAACGAAAGAAGATGTACTGGGAGCAGCTGGAATTGAGATGCAGGTCTCTCTATCGACCTCCCAGTGGACAGCCAGCTGTTGCAGCTGGAAGACCTGTACAG AACTCGTGCAGCTGTTGCACGCAGTGTCACCCGACGCAGCCGGCCTGGGACTTCAGCCTGCAGCACAGGTTTTGGGCGCCCG GTCGCGTGGGGAACCTGTACTCCCCCACTCCTGGCTCCGGAGCTGGTCGTAAGGCGTCGCCGTGGAGCTGGTTGCCCTGGACACGTACGCAGCAAAC GTCTCGCTGCAGGATGAGTGGCGTTCCGCAGTCGGGTGACAGCGCGTACGGCTTTTGCGAGACTGAGCAGAACCAGAACCCGGGACAGTCCTACGACGAGCGCCCCTACCCGAGCAATTTCGATCAATTCCAACGCTCCCAGAATCCGTCCAACTTCTCCCAGCATTCCGCGAATTTCCCCCAGAATCCGGCGAACTTCCCCCAAACTTCCGCAAACTTCGTACAGAGTTCGGGAAACTTCTCCCAGAACGTAACGAACTTCCAGGGCCCGTTTCCGCAAGGGTCGAACTTCGTGCAGGGACCGAGTTTCCCCCCGGGAGGTTTCCAGGAGGGTTACGGGGAGGCAAGCGGGAGCTTCGACGCTCAGACCGGCGTGTGGGGTCCGCCGCCCCCCTACAGCCCGCAGGGGAGGACAGCCAGCAG ACACCACCTCCACCACCAAGACCCCGCGGCGACCACACTGCTCCACCACCACCACATGGAGCACAGGAGTTCGATGCCGCTGCACGAACACTCGCTGGCGCTTCAGACGCACTCGTGCTCGCGCAGCTACCTGCCAGGCAACCTGCCAGGCCACCTGCCTGGCCACCTGGGCGGGCAGCTGGCAGGCAACCTGCCCGGGCACGTGGCGGGCGAGCGGCGGCTGGAGCTGGAACGCTTCAGCTCACTGCACCTGAAGACTGCCAGCAAAG TTTCAGAGCAGAGCGGCGACTCGTGCCCGAAGCAGGGGAAGGAGAACTTGGGGTTCCAGAATGATAAACATTCGCCGATGAG GGCGTCGCTGTCGGCgtgcgcgccgccgcccgccgagTCGGAAGTGTACTTCGCGGACGTGTCCAGCTGCTGCAAC GCGGACTGCTGCGCCAACGCGCCGGTGTCGGCGCTGGTGGGCACGATCGAGGCGCAGCCCGAGTCCACGTCGGAGTCCGACTCGGGCTCGCTGACGCCGAGCCGGCCGCCGCGCCCGCAGCCCCCGGGCTCCGCCaagcgccgcccgcgccccgaCAAGCTCGCCAAGCTCGACAAGCTGCGACAGGACTTCGGCGGCTCGCTGCGCCTCACCGGGCAGCAGATGGAACACCTGAACAGTTCCATGCGCATCGAGCGGATGAACGACTGCCGGGTCAGTGACCGGATGAACGATTCCCGAGTTAGTGACCGGATGAACGACTCCAGAATCAGTGACCGGATGACTGATGCCCGAATCAGCGACAGAATGAATGACTCCAGAGTCAGTGATCGAATAAACGACACCAGAATGATCGAGCGAATGAATGATTCAAGAATCAGCGACAGAATGAACGATTCCAGAATCAGTGAGCGCATGGCAGACATCAGGATGAGCGACAGGATGATCGATTCCAGAGAACGATTGAACGATTCCCGGATCGATCGAATGAATGAGTCGCGAGAGTCGAGAGACTCGAGGGACCGACTCAACGAGAGAGTCGAAAGAATGACTGAAAGGGATCGATTGAACGATTCCGATCGGATGATCGATCCGAGGATGGACCGAACGGCCGAATCCCGAGACCGGCTGACCGATCCTCGGGGCCTCAGCGAGAGGGAGCGGCTGGAGCGCCTCGGGGAGCGCGACCGGCCCGAGCGCGCCAGCGAGCGTCGCGGGCCGGCGCCGGCGCCCTGCCGCCCGCGCACGAGCCCGAAGCCCAAGGACTCCGCCCCCGCGCTGTCGCCGCTGTCTCCCGCCACCGAGGAGTCGCTCGTGTCGGACGAGGATCGCCGGCCGGAGACCGTGTACTCCAACGAACCGGAACCGGAGCGCCTGGCGCCGGACTCGCAGTACGAGCCAGTGCGGGAGGCCAAGGACGAGCTAAAGCTGAACCACCACCGCTGCTGCAGCGACACCAACACCATGGACTCCGGATGGCAGAGCGGCTCCGAGAAGCAAGTCACGGACTGA
- the LOC124541129 gene encoding uncharacterized protein LOC124541129 isoform X2: MSLADVRSARSSPAPDACPECDTGASVTSDLHKYQVACTCKPASAQYACADDPGPPAPAKTDTPPALPPRPPTSVLAATNRRNNASVGCNGNETSCRRRKYAWWCCGCGALAAALGGLLAAQHILLRAYTASPHHLETVPAAVPAAMLVLTGVCIMSLARRRNRYSYMIKVVGACCLVCALTCVLVTITTTVIHMNKLQTLKFCEYTKLTRTCTCFSMSPDVQHSSSDDDGARCVFEGVSDCGVVHGALYWCLRGVFALSVSAVLVCIFSCMLAYQLLSHERKKMYWEQLELRCRSLYRPPSGQPAVAAGRPVQNSCSCCTQCHPTQPAWDFSLQHRFWAPGRVGNLYSPTPGSGAGRKASPWSWLPWTRTQQTSRCRMSGVPQSGDSAYGFCETEQNQNPGQSYDERPYPSNFDQFQRSQNPSNFSQHSANFPQNPANFPQTSANFVQSSGNFSQNVTNFQGPFPQGSNFVQGPSFPPGGFQEGYGEASGSFDAQTGVWGPPPPYSPQGRTASRHHLHHQDPAATTLLHHHHMEHRSSMPLHEHSLALQTHSCSRSYLPGNLPGHLPGHLGGQLAGNLPGHVAGERRLELERFSSLHLKTASKVSEQSGDSCPKQGKENLGFQNDKHSPMRASLSACAPPPAESEVYFADVSSCCNADCCANAPVSALVGTIEAQPESTSESDSGSLTPSRPPRPQPPGSAKRRPRPDKLAKLDKLRQDFGGSLRLTGQQMEHLNSSMRIERMNDCRVSDRMNDSRVSDRMNDSRISDRMTDARISDRMNDSRVSDRINDTRMIERMNDSRISDRMNDSRISERMADIRMSDRMIDSRERLNDSRIDRMNESRESRDSRDRLNERVERMTERDRLNDSDRMIDPRMDRTAESRDRLTDPRGLSERERLERLGERDRPERASERRGPAPAPCRPRTSPKPKDSAPALSPLSPATEESLVSDEDRRPETVYSNEPEPERLAPDSQYEPVREAKDELKLNHHRCCSDTNTMDSGWQSGSEKQVTD; the protein is encoded by the exons CGTCGGTGGGGTGCAACGGCAATGAGACGTCATGCCGGCGTCGCAAGTACGCGTGGTGGTGCTGCGGCTGCGGCGCGCTGGCGGCGGCGCTGGGCGGGCTGCTGGCGGCCCAGCACATCCTGCTGCGCGCCTACACCGCCTCGCCGCACCACTTGGAGACCGTGCCCGCCGCCGTGCCCGCCGCCATG CTGGTCCTGACAGGAGTCTGTATAATGAGCCTCGCCCGGCGAAGAAACCGATACAGCTATATG ATAAAAGTGGTCGGGGCGTGCTGCCTCGTGTGCGCGCTGACGTGTGTGCTGGTCACCATCACGACGACGGTCATACATATGAACAA ATTGCAGACTCTTAAATTCTGCGAGTATACCAAGTTGACGAGGACCTGTACGTGCTTTTCCATGTCTCCAGATGTCCAGCACAGCAGCTCTGATGATGATg GCGCGCGCTGCGTGTTCGAGGGCGTGTCGGACTGCGGCGTGGTGCACGGCGCGCTGTACTGGTGCCTGCGCGGCGTGTTCGCGCTGTCCGTGAGCGCCGTGCTCGTCTGCATCTTCAGCTGCATGCTCGCCTACCAGCTGCTCAG CCACGAACGAAAGAAGATGTACTGGGAGCAGCTGGAATTGAGATGCAGGTCTCTCTATCGACCTCCCAGTGGACAGCCAGCTGTTGCAGCTGGAAGACCTGTACAG AACTCGTGCAGCTGTTGCACGCAGTGTCACCCGACGCAGCCGGCCTGGGACTTCAGCCTGCAGCACAGGTTTTGGGCGCCCG GTCGCGTGGGGAACCTGTACTCCCCCACTCCTGGCTCCGGAGCTGGTCGTAAGGCGTCGCCGTGGAGCTGGTTGCCCTGGACACGTACGCAGCAAAC GTCTCGCTGCAGGATGAGTGGCGTTCCGCAGTCGGGTGACAGCGCGTACGGCTTTTGCGAGACTGAGCAGAACCAGAACCCGGGACAGTCCTACGACGAGCGCCCCTACCCGAGCAATTTCGATCAATTCCAACGCTCCCAGAATCCGTCCAACTTCTCCCAGCATTCCGCGAATTTCCCCCAGAATCCGGCGAACTTCCCCCAAACTTCCGCAAACTTCGTACAGAGTTCGGGAAACTTCTCCCAGAACGTAACGAACTTCCAGGGCCCGTTTCCGCAAGGGTCGAACTTCGTGCAGGGACCGAGTTTCCCCCCGGGAGGTTTCCAGGAGGGTTACGGGGAGGCAAGCGGGAGCTTCGACGCTCAGACCGGCGTGTGGGGTCCGCCGCCCCCCTACAGCCCGCAGGGGAGGACAGCCAGCAG ACACCACCTCCACCACCAAGACCCCGCGGCGACCACACTGCTCCACCACCACCACATGGAGCACAGGAGTTCGATGCCGCTGCACGAACACTCGCTGGCGCTTCAGACGCACTCGTGCTCGCGCAGCTACCTGCCAGGCAACCTGCCAGGCCACCTGCCTGGCCACCTGGGCGGGCAGCTGGCAGGCAACCTGCCCGGGCACGTGGCGGGCGAGCGGCGGCTGGAGCTGGAACGCTTCAGCTCACTGCACCTGAAGACTGCCAGCAAAG TTTCAGAGCAGAGCGGCGACTCGTGCCCGAAGCAGGGGAAGGAGAACTTGGGGTTCCAGAATGATAAACATTCGCCGATGAG GGCGTCGCTGTCGGCgtgcgcgccgccgcccgccgagTCGGAAGTGTACTTCGCGGACGTGTCCAGCTGCTGCAAC GCGGACTGCTGCGCCAACGCGCCGGTGTCGGCGCTGGTGGGCACGATCGAGGCGCAGCCCGAGTCCACGTCGGAGTCCGACTCGGGCTCGCTGACGCCGAGCCGGCCGCCGCGCCCGCAGCCCCCGGGCTCCGCCaagcgccgcccgcgccccgaCAAGCTCGCCAAGCTCGACAAGCTGCGACAGGACTTCGGCGGCTCGCTGCGCCTCACCGGGCAGCAGATGGAACACCTGAACAGTTCCATGCGCATCGAGCGGATGAACGACTGCCGGGTCAGTGACCGGATGAACGATTCCCGAGTTAGTGACCGGATGAACGACTCCAGAATCAGTGACCGGATGACTGATGCCCGAATCAGCGACAGAATGAATGACTCCAGAGTCAGTGATCGAATAAACGACACCAGAATGATCGAGCGAATGAATGATTCAAGAATCAGCGACAGAATGAACGATTCCAGAATCAGTGAGCGCATGGCAGACATCAGGATGAGCGACAGGATGATCGATTCCAGAGAACGATTGAACGATTCCCGGATCGATCGAATGAATGAGTCGCGAGAGTCGAGAGACTCGAGGGACCGACTCAACGAGAGAGTCGAAAGAATGACTGAAAGGGATCGATTGAACGATTCCGATCGGATGATCGATCCGAGGATGGACCGAACGGCCGAATCCCGAGACCGGCTGACCGATCCTCGGGGCCTCAGCGAGAGGGAGCGGCTGGAGCGCCTCGGGGAGCGCGACCGGCCCGAGCGCGCCAGCGAGCGTCGCGGGCCGGCGCCGGCGCCCTGCCGCCCGCGCACGAGCCCGAAGCCCAAGGACTCCGCCCCCGCGCTGTCGCCGCTGTCTCCCGCCACCGAGGAGTCGCTCGTGTCGGACGAGGATCGCCGGCCGGAGACCGTGTACTCCAACGAACCGGAACCGGAGCGCCTGGCGCCGGACTCGCAGTACGAGCCAGTGCGGGAGGCCAAGGACGAGCTAAAGCTGAACCACCACCGCTGCTGCAGCGACACCAACACCATGGACTCCGGATGGCAGAGCGGCTCCGAGAAGCAAGTCACGGACTGA